GAACCTGATGAGATGACCCGTATGAATAACAATAACAATGAAGGCGTCGACGTTTCCCGTCGCGGGCTGTTGCTGGTGGGGTTGGGCCTGGGTTTGCAAGTGTTGTTGGCCCCGACACTGGCCTCTACCACGGTAGCGTTCGCTTCGGCAGCCATGCCTGGGCTGCTCGGCCAACCTGCGACCATGACCCCACGGGCAGCACAGGCTGTGCTGACCCGCGTGGTGGTGGCCGGTGAGCGTTTGGTGGCATTGGGCGAACGCGGCATGGTCGTGCTGTCCGACGACGGCGGCCGGCATTGGCGCCAGGCCCGCGTACCGGTCAGTGTGACGCTGACATCAGCGAGTTTTGTCGATGCCCGTCAGGGCTGGATCGCTGGCCACAGTGGTGTTGTGTTGCATACCTCTGACGGTGGTGAGAATTGGTCCATTCAGACCGATGGAATCGCCCTGGCACAGGCCAGTCTCGTTCAGGCGCAGGCGTTGCCCGATACCGATGCCGATCGCGAACACCGCGTCCAGCAGGCTCAGCGTCTGGTGGATGACGGTGCAGACAAACCGCTGCTGTCGATCTGTTTTGCCGACGCATTGCACGGGATGGTGGTGGGCGCCTTCGGCCTCGCCGCCAGCACCGATGACGGCGGTAAAACCTGGACGCCTTGCCGCGAGCGTCTGGTCAATCCCATGAGCATGCATCTGTATGCGGTTGCCCACCATGCCAAGACCTGGGTGGTGGCGGGCGAGCAGGGCGTGCTGATGCGCAGCGACGACGATGGCGCTAGCTTCACGGCCTTGGCGGCACCTTCCGAACGCACTCTGTTCACCGCAACGGCCACGCTCGGTGGGAGTTTTGTCTTTGCCGGGCTGTTGGGGGCTGCGTGCCGCATCGACTCGGGGAGTACAACCGTGAACGCGATCGAACTGACAGCGCCGTTGACGATTCTGTCCAGCGTTGAGCTGCGCGATGGTCGGGTGATGCTGTTGGCGTCAGGCGGGCGAGTGCTTGCCAGTCGCGACGGTGGTGTCCATTTCGCCGAACAGCAACTGCAGCGACGCGTGCCGCTGACCTCGCTGGTCGAAGCCGCAGACGGTGGGCTGGTGGCCACCAGCATGGGTGGAGTCTCCCGGCTTGGTTGACGACATCCACCTGCACGCTCACTCGACGCGCCTTATAAGAGTCCAATGACATGACCACAGTGAAACCTGCTGAGACCGGCGCTTGCCGGCTCGAAGACTTTGATCCGCGCTCGGGCAATGTGCTCGAACGCGCCGTGTTCAACCACCGCATCCTGGTGCTGTGTTTGTGCGTGCTGGTCACCGTCCTGCTGGGCTTCAGCGCGCTGAGCCTGAAGCTCAATGCCAGCTTCGAAAAGACCATTCCGACCGGCCACCCGTACATCACCAATTATCTGGAACACAAAAAAGAGCTGACGGGCCTGGGTAACTCGGTGCGCATTGCGGTGGAGGCACGCAAGGGCGACATTTACAACGCGCGCTATCTGGAAACGCTGCGTCAGATCAACGATGACGTGTTCACCCTGCAGGGCGTGGATCGCGCATTCATGAAATCGCTGTGGACGCCGAACGTGCGCTGGACAGCGGTGACCGAAGACGGACTGGACGGTGGTCAGGTGATCCCTGCGCACTACGACGGCTCGCCAGCCAAAATCGAAGAGTTGCGCATGAACGTGCAGCGCTCGGGCGAAATCGGCCAGTTGGTCGCGGTCAACGGCGGCTCGACGGTGATTCAGGTGCCGCTGCTGGAACATGACGCGGCCGGCAAACCGCTGGACTACGCGGCGCTGTCCAAGCAGCTTGAGCAGTTGCGCGCCAAGTACAGCAGTGACGAGGTGGCCATTCACATCACCGGGTTTGCCAAGCTGTCCAGCGACCTCATGGATGGCATGCAGGAGGTGATCGGCTTCTTCTTCATCGCACTGATCATCTGTGCGGCAATGGTTTTTCTGTACAACCGTGACGTGATCAGCACCGCGCTGGTGGTGATCACCTCTGTGACCGGCGTGCTCTGGCAACTGGGCCTGCTGCCGCTGCTGGGTTACTCGCTGAACCCGTATTCGATGCTGGTGCCGTTTCTGATCTTCGCCATCGGCATCAGCCATGGCGCGCAGAAAATGAACGGCATCCTGCAGGACATCGGTCGTGGTACGCACCGCTATGTCGCGGCACGTTTCACCTTTCGCCGCCTGTTCCTCGCGGGCTTGACTGCTCTGTTGGCGGACGCCGTTGGCTTCGCAGTGCTGCTGATGATCGACATTCCGGTGATCCGCGAACTGGCGATCGCCGCCAGCCTCGGTGTGCTGGTGCTGGTGATTTCCAATCTGATCCTGCTGCCGGTTTTGTTGAGCTACGTCGGTGTCAGCCGTAAAGCCGCCGAGCGCGCAGTGCGCCGGGAATCGGCCACCGCTGCAGGCGAGAGCAGTGCGTTCTTTATCTGGCTGGTGCGCTTCACCGAAGGTCGACGTGCCACCGCGGCGATCGTCTCGGCGCTGGTGCTGGCGGTGGTCGGCGTTGCCGTCGGCACGCAACTGAAGGTGGGCGATCTCGACCCTGGCGCTCCAGAGCTGCAAGCCGACTCGCGCTACAACCGCGACGTCAGCTACCTGACTACAAACTACGGCGCGAGCAATGATCTCTTCGCGATCATGGTCAAGACATCCGAAGGCAACTGTAGCCAGTACGACGTATTGCGTCGGGTCGACCAACTGGAATGGGCGTTGATGGATCTGCCCGGCGTCGAATCCACGCAGTCGATTGCGCGGCTGCAACGGCGCCTGATGGTCGGCATGAACGAGGGCAGTCCGCTGTGGTACGACCTGTCGAGCAATCAAAGCATGCTCAACACCATCACCGCCCGGGCGCCACGTGAACTGTACAACGAAGAATGCAACCTGTTGACGGTGTACGCCTACCTGCGTGACCACCGCGCCGAGACCTTGCAGCAAGTGGTCGATCTGGTCGAGCGCTTTGCCGCCAAAAACAATGACAAGGACGCCACCTTCCTGTTGGCGGCCGGTTCCGCCGGGATCGACGCGACCACCAACATCGTGGTTCACAAGGCCTGGTACCAGATGTTGTTCATGGTTTACGGGGCCGTGGCGCTGCTGTGCTTTGTGACGTTCCGCTCATGGCGAGCGGTACTGGTGGCTATGCTGCCGCTGATGCTCACCTCGATTCTGGCCGAAGCCTTGATGGTCGCGCTGGGCATGGGCGTCAAGGTGGCGACCTTGCCGGTGATCGCCCTTGGCGTCGGCATCGGCGTGGATTACGCGCTGTACGTATTGAGCGTAACGCTTGCGCAAATGCGTGCCGGTGCCACGTTGAAACAAGCCTATGCCACGGCGCTGCAGTTCACCGGCCGCGTGGTGTTGCTGACCGGTATCACGCTGGCGGCGGCGGTCGCGACCTGGCATTTCTCCAGCATCAAGTTCCAGGCCGACATGGGTCTGCTGCTGGCGTTCATGTTCTTGTGGAACATGCTCGGCGCCCTGGTACTGATCCCGGCACTGGCGCGGTTTCTGCTGCCCGGCGCACGCGTCGGAGCCGTCGTCGAGGTCACCGAACAAGCACCGCCGCCAGCGGCCGCAGCACCCTTATCCGCCACCAAACCCGAGAAGCCGGTATTCGAAAGATGCCTGCCGTAACCCATCAACCTGATTTTTCACACCACCTAAAATAAGGAAACACCATGGATCGCTATATCAATCGCCTGTTTCACGTGTGCATCACCGTCGCTGATATCGATGCTGCACTTGAGTTCTACTGTGGCGTGCTCGGCCTTGAGTCCATCGGCAAACTGCGCCACGAAAGGGCGCCCGGTGAAATCCTTGGTTTCCCGAATCAGATCATTGAAATCCACGCTGACCACCTCGTCGGCAAAGACAAGGACAACGCCACCGTTATCGACCTGATCGAGTTCGTCGAACCAAAAACCATGGTCAACAAAAACGCTTCCGCGCCGCTGAACCACGCTGGCATCAACCGTATGGCGTTTGGTGTAGACGACACCGATGCCATTCATGAGAAGCTCAAGGCGCGCGGCGACATCGTTTTCCTGTGCGAGCCGCAAGTGGTGATCGCGCCAACCGGCGGCAAATTCAAGATCCTGACGTTTAAAGACCCGTTCGACAACGTTCTGGAAGTGATTGAGTACTGCAAGTAACCCGTGTTTGTAGAATTTATTACTCGGAAAAATCGGAGAATTTAAATGAGTGTCACACAAGACAAGTCCGAAATTATTGATGTCATCAACCTGTATGGCGTCGCGTTGGACGCTCACGCCTGGGACTTGCTGGACGAGGTGTTTACCGAGGATGCCCACGCTGATTTCGGGCCGGCCGGCGCGGTCTGGAAGTCGGTCGGTGCGCTGAAGTTCGCCTTCAAGGACTTCCACGAAACACTGACCAATCACATGCACACCATGACCGGTTCCTGCGTACACGTGGAGGGCGATACGGCCTACGCGCTGACCTACGGCGACTGGCTGCTGTCCCGTGATTCGGCAGTGGGTGGCCCTGACTGGGTTGGCCGTGGCTGGTACGACGATATCCTGGTGCGCACCGATAAGGGCTGGCGCATCAGCAATCGCGTGTGCCGACTGATTTCCTGGACAGGCAACCCGAATGTGCCTGAACCCGCGTATGAACAGCATCCAGTGATGACCACCCACACGCTGCGCAGTCATCGCGAAGAAGGCAAGGTCCGGTTCTTCGAAGCCATCGCCAAAAAGTAAACAGCTAATAGCAACGACGGATCCACTTCCGATTGTTTGACGGAAGTGGTCTGGGGTTTCTATTGCCCGAAATTCCATTGTGGAGCTCTGGCGAAGAGTAACTTTTTATATTGGAAACCTAATCATGAATGACCAGAGCGTTATCTGGACAGTGGGCATCAATTGCTCAGCGGAAGACGAAGACAAGTTCAATGTTTGGTACGACGACGTGCATGTACCGATGTTGATGCAGGGCGACTGCGTGAGAAAAGTCAGCCGCTTCAAACTGGCCGAGGAGACCTATCACGTCGGCGTAACCACCCAGCCGTGCCCGACGTACCTGACGATTTATGAATTCGACAGCCAGGAAAAATTCGAAGACTGGATGAAGAGCCCGTCGCGCATTGAAGCCGGTGAAGACAAGACAAAGACCTGGGGCGACAAGGTGTATGACGTCCAATGGGCAACGCGCTACGACCTCACTAACACCTGGAACGGTTAATTAAAGGGCGGTAAAAGTCATGAACGCACTGGTTAAAAAACTGCTTCACGTTTGCATCACCGTCCCGGACGTTGATCAGGCCCTCAAGTTCTACCGCGACGTACTGGGTTTTGTTTCGACCTTTGAAACCAGAACCGATGAAGCGGATGGCCCGCTGCTGGGTTTCGCCGAAGATGAGATCAGCATTTACGCCCATCACATCCTTACCGCAGGTGCCGATGCCAAGCACGCCACCGAAATCAACCTGATCGAGTACACCAAACCGGCAACGATCATCGGCGATGGCCCGTATGACTTGATGAATCAGGTCGGGATTACCCGTCTTGCACTGCTGGTTGAAAACACTCGCGAAGCCTTTGAAAAGATCAGCGCGTACGAAGGTGTTGAAGTGGTTTGCGAGCCCAAAGACATCATTATCCGCAAGCCTGGGCAGAACCTGACGATGACCTGGTTCAGCTTCAAAGATCCTTACGGCGTGTTCATCACCATCGCCGAACCACCAAAAGCTTAAGCAGCTCCGTTCAATATCGCGGTTCAGTTTGGGTCGGATCGCCTCATTCCAGTTCAGGAAAATCCAGGAGATAACATGCAGATCGATGTTCTGGTGGACGTAAAAACCACCATCGGTGAGGGCCCTGTATGGGATGTGCAGGAGCAGCGCCTGTACTGGATCGACGTCGTCGGCGGTCGCGTTTATCGCTGCACCGCTGACGGGCGCGAGGTGCGTACGTGGGAAATGCCCGACACCATCGGTTCGATGGCGCTGCGCCGTAATGGCGGTGCCATTGTGGCGCTGGGTTCGGGGTTTCACTTCCTCGACTTCGACACGGGTGAGACCGAGCTGATCGTCAATCCCGAGGCTGACAAGCCGCATAACCGTTTGAATGACGGCAAGGTCGACGCCCGTGGGCGTTTCATCGTCGGCAGCATGGACACCCGCGAGGGCTTCGCTGATGGCACGCTGTTTCGCATCGACCCGGATCTGTCGGTGCATAAGCTCGACTCAGGTTTTGCGATTTCCAACGGGCCGTGCTGGAGCCCCGACGGTTCAACGTTCTATTTCTCCGATACTTTTTCCGGTGAAATCTGGGCGTATGACTACGACCTCGAAACCGGCGGCATCGCCAATCGTCGCACCTTCACCAAAGCAGGTTTTACCGAGACGACAACCACTGACGGCTCCACGGTCGATGCCGAAGGCTACCTCTGGAATGCTCAGGTCTACGCCGGCAAGCTGTGCCGCTTTGCGCCGGACGGCAGTCTCGATCGGGTTATCGAAATGCCGGTGAAGAAGGTCACCAGCGTCAACTTCGGCGGGCCTGAGATGGACACGTTATTTGTCACTTCGATGGCCAAGCCACCGTTGCCGCGCTATCCGGGTGACAACGTGATGCGCGGGAGTCTTTTCGCGGTTCGTGGTTTGGGTGTGCAAGGGCTGCCAGAGCCGCGTTTTGGTGGCTGAATACGAGTCCGTCGAACGCGATTTCGGAGCTGCTTCGAAATTGACATTTCCACCGTTACAGGATCGTTGCGATGCCTGAGTTCAAAGACAAAGTCGTACTGATTTCAGGAACCGGCGGGCGTATGGGGCGGATAGCTGCCCAAATGTTTGCCAGAGAAGGCGCGAAAGTACTTGGCTGCGATGTCGCAATCCAGCGATCTGAAGAAACCTGCAGGCTGGTGAGAGAGGAGGGTGGAGATTTTTTTTCGCTGGAACCTCTCGATCTGGCCAGCCCCATTGATGCACAACGATGGATAGATGAAGCCATATCGCGCTGGGGGCGAATCGATGTCCTCTATAACAATGCCGCAGGTGTCAGCATTGCCGCTTTTGAAGATGCGTCGATTGAGCATTGGAATTACACCATTCGCAACGAGTTGACGATCGCCTACGTGGCAGCTCGCGCGGTTTGGCCGCAAATGCTGAAACAGCAAAAAGGAGTAATAGTCAACGTGGCGTCGATTGCCGGCCATCTTGAGCTATCCGGTTTTCCTGCAGTTGCGCATGGTGTGACTAATGCAGGCGTACACGCACTTACGCGTATGCTCGCCGCCCAAGGCGCACCACACGGCATACGTTCGGTAAGTATCAGTCCAGGGCTGATTGCCGATCCAGACGCGCAGCCCTCTCCAGCGCTTGATGAATACGGCTTACCGACAGCGCGACAACTGTGGAAACACGCGGCACTGGGCCGCCCGGCCCGAGCTGAGGAGATTGTTGAAGCCGCTCTGTTTCTTGCATCCGACAGAGCGTCGTATATCACTGGAACCGATATAGCCGTAGACGGTGGAATGTCCAGCATCATCTGGAAATCAGAAGCGTGAGCAATTTACGCTGACCATTTTGCAATGAATCCCGAGATGCTTGAGGTGAAAACTATGCAAACCCATAAAAATCGCGTTGCCGTTGTTTCGGGCGCCGCCAAGGGCATTGGCCAGGAACTGGCGATTCAACTGGCACAACGAGGCGCCGCTCTGGCGCTGCTGGACATCGCCGATCTTTCGCAAACCTGCGAGCTGATTGAGGAGGCGGGCGGCCAAGCCATTGCCATTCATTGTGATGTCAGCCAGGAAACCGACTGGATCGCTGCCGGCGAGGTCGTCAAAAACCACTACGGTCGCTGCGACATTTTGGTCA
This DNA window, taken from Pseudomonas fluorescens NCIMB 11764, encodes the following:
- a CDS encoding SMP-30/gluconolactonase/LRE family protein, encoding MQIDVLVDVKTTIGEGPVWDVQEQRLYWIDVVGGRVYRCTADGREVRTWEMPDTIGSMALRRNGGAIVALGSGFHFLDFDTGETELIVNPEADKPHNRLNDGKVDARGRFIVGSMDTREGFADGTLFRIDPDLSVHKLDSGFAISNGPCWSPDGSTFYFSDTFSGEIWAYDYDLETGGIANRRTFTKAGFTETTTTDGSTVDAEGYLWNAQVYAGKLCRFAPDGSLDRVIEMPVKKVTSVNFGGPEMDTLFVTSMAKPPLPRYPGDNVMRGSLFAVRGLGVQGLPEPRFGG
- a CDS encoding WD40/YVTN/BNR-like repeat-containing protein; this encodes MNNNNNEGVDVSRRGLLLVGLGLGLQVLLAPTLASTTVAFASAAMPGLLGQPATMTPRAAQAVLTRVVVAGERLVALGERGMVVLSDDGGRHWRQARVPVSVTLTSASFVDARQGWIAGHSGVVLHTSDGGENWSIQTDGIALAQASLVQAQALPDTDADREHRVQQAQRLVDDGADKPLLSICFADALHGMVVGAFGLAASTDDGGKTWTPCRERLVNPMSMHLYAVAHHAKTWVVAGEQGVLMRSDDDGASFTALAAPSERTLFTATATLGGSFVFAGLLGAACRIDSGSTTVNAIELTAPLTILSSVELRDGRVMLLASGGRVLASRDGGVHFAEQQLQRRVPLTSLVEAADGGLVATSMGGVSRLG
- a CDS encoding nuclear transport factor 2 family protein, translated to MSVTQDKSEIIDVINLYGVALDAHAWDLLDEVFTEDAHADFGPAGAVWKSVGALKFAFKDFHETLTNHMHTMTGSCVHVEGDTAYALTYGDWLLSRDSAVGGPDWVGRGWYDDILVRTDKGWRISNRVCRLISWTGNPNVPEPAYEQHPVMTTHTLRSHREEGKVRFFEAIAKK
- a CDS encoding VOC family protein; amino-acid sequence: MDRYINRLFHVCITVADIDAALEFYCGVLGLESIGKLRHERAPGEILGFPNQIIEIHADHLVGKDKDNATVIDLIEFVEPKTMVNKNASAPLNHAGINRMAFGVDDTDAIHEKLKARGDIVFLCEPQVVIAPTGGKFKILTFKDPFDNVLEVIEYCK
- a CDS encoding DUF4286 family protein is translated as MNDQSVIWTVGINCSAEDEDKFNVWYDDVHVPMLMQGDCVRKVSRFKLAEETYHVGVTTQPCPTYLTIYEFDSQEKFEDWMKSPSRIEAGEDKTKTWGDKVYDVQWATRYDLTNTWNG
- a CDS encoding SDR family NAD(P)-dependent oxidoreductase codes for the protein MPEFKDKVVLISGTGGRMGRIAAQMFAREGAKVLGCDVAIQRSEETCRLVREEGGDFFSLEPLDLASPIDAQRWIDEAISRWGRIDVLYNNAAGVSIAAFEDASIEHWNYTIRNELTIAYVAARAVWPQMLKQQKGVIVNVASIAGHLELSGFPAVAHGVTNAGVHALTRMLAAQGAPHGIRSVSISPGLIADPDAQPSPALDEYGLPTARQLWKHAALGRPARAEEIVEAALFLASDRASYITGTDIAVDGGMSSIIWKSEA
- a CDS encoding efflux RND transporter permease subunit produces the protein MTTVKPAETGACRLEDFDPRSGNVLERAVFNHRILVLCLCVLVTVLLGFSALSLKLNASFEKTIPTGHPYITNYLEHKKELTGLGNSVRIAVEARKGDIYNARYLETLRQINDDVFTLQGVDRAFMKSLWTPNVRWTAVTEDGLDGGQVIPAHYDGSPAKIEELRMNVQRSGEIGQLVAVNGGSTVIQVPLLEHDAAGKPLDYAALSKQLEQLRAKYSSDEVAIHITGFAKLSSDLMDGMQEVIGFFFIALIICAAMVFLYNRDVISTALVVITSVTGVLWQLGLLPLLGYSLNPYSMLVPFLIFAIGISHGAQKMNGILQDIGRGTHRYVAARFTFRRLFLAGLTALLADAVGFAVLLMIDIPVIRELAIAASLGVLVLVISNLILLPVLLSYVGVSRKAAERAVRRESATAAGESSAFFIWLVRFTEGRRATAAIVSALVLAVVGVAVGTQLKVGDLDPGAPELQADSRYNRDVSYLTTNYGASNDLFAIMVKTSEGNCSQYDVLRRVDQLEWALMDLPGVESTQSIARLQRRLMVGMNEGSPLWYDLSSNQSMLNTITARAPRELYNEECNLLTVYAYLRDHRAETLQQVVDLVERFAAKNNDKDATFLLAAGSAGIDATTNIVVHKAWYQMLFMVYGAVALLCFVTFRSWRAVLVAMLPLMLTSILAEALMVALGMGVKVATLPVIALGVGIGVDYALYVLSVTLAQMRAGATLKQAYATALQFTGRVVLLTGITLAAAVATWHFSSIKFQADMGLLLAFMFLWNMLGALVLIPALARFLLPGARVGAVVEVTEQAPPPAAAAPLSATKPEKPVFERCLP
- a CDS encoding VOC family protein codes for the protein MNALVKKLLHVCITVPDVDQALKFYRDVLGFVSTFETRTDEADGPLLGFAEDEISIYAHHILTAGADAKHATEINLIEYTKPATIIGDGPYDLMNQVGITRLALLVENTREAFEKISAYEGVEVVCEPKDIIIRKPGQNLTMTWFSFKDPYGVFITIAEPPKA